The nucleotide sequence CCTTGTTGAggttgttgaatttgaatagaATTAGGATTAGACATttgctgttgctgttgttgctgttgttgttgctgttgatgttgcaattgttgttgatttgtGAGAGATGCGAATAAGGCTGGATTTAGTTGAGCGGGATTATACccattttgttgatatgGATTGGACATCTTGCTGTAATCTgctgaaattaaattagcaTTTACTAGGAACAGGAAAGCGAGTAGAGCGAAGCTTCAAAGGTTGGATACCAGAACTAACTCTAACGTACAACGTACGCGAAAATTGACTTTCCAAAGACAAGACACTACACTCCCTTTCGAGATCTCACCGATTTTTAAATCTGGGTTACACCCAAAGTCGTGTCGTCCTTTTaccaaaaaatcaatccaCCTCCTTCGCGTCGTCCAAAcccaaaaataaaataccTAGTCAGTTTAAGATGATGTCAGCGattaaatatcaaaattaacaAAAAGTAAGAGATATTGTGGGATTGGCCACAATTTATGGACTCACTGATTATGTTGATGTCACCTATCTGAGTGAACTTCTTTATTTCAACTTTGActaattcaatcaaaatatcaaatgtATCCCTCAAATTCCCCTCCTCCTATGaactaaatcttcaaagaCACAACTACGATACTAAGAAAATATGATTTCCCAAATcatgaattaattgataagTTTGAAGTgaattatctaattttatttgatgaataagaaaaaaaagggattaattgattgatttattgttCGTGCGTTTATTTCGTCATGTATATTATATATTATGTGGTAATTTAAAGGTGTCGTTCATAAATCATGTAAAATGAATAATCctaaataatcaaaagtAATTATATTATCTTTGATTGTATTTTCTAAACTTTCAATAGATCTTAAAATCGATCTTAAGTTTTAAAATAGTAATAGATAGATGAACgttttctttcatttattCGTATAAGAAagtaatttgtttttttcaatttattcTTTCTTAAATTTCTTTGATAATACAAAGTTACTTGAAAAGTAATGTTAATACAATTTGAGTGAATTCcagataaagatgattggAACTATCAAAAACCAAATGATTTATAGATCAAatataaagaaaataatagGTCAAATACTACAACTCTCTCTCTCTTGTTCATCGTTCATCATTTTACTCGTAAATACTAAACTAGACACTACTCCTTCTTTCACCCCTGGTTccttgatcattttcacctttattatATTCGCCACAATCATAAATTATTACCTAATCAagtaaattatttgattattccCCATAAATTCCCCCACAATAAcattaaattatatttattaaTCATTAACCGGTTTCATATTTACCCGTAAATAGTCTCATTCATAATCCAATCACTTCTGGCATTCATGTATTTGTACCATCGATCAACGTAACAAGCTCAAACATAGCAAAAGGAATAAAGAATGCATCTATGAGGTTTATTTGATAAGGACTAATTAATCTACAGAAATGTCCGCCTATATACTACATCTCCATTCAAGTGGATCAACCACACTCTCCTGTATCTTTTATTTGGTGTTGGTGACTAACATAGTACCAAATACGTAATCCCACATTTTGGAAGTAACACCGAAACCAAGCTCAAAATCTGCAAGAACGATATGGTCAGCGAATATATTCGTGCATCTGAGGGAGCGCCAACTCACTCTTATAATGATGAGCAAGATGATATCTCTTCATTTCAGCAAGGTAAGCAGGAAGTTTAGTATGATGAAGAGCATAATGTCCTGTAAACATCATTTGATCAGCTACTTTGTACAAATGTGATGACAAGGATATCATTCGGGAAATTTGGAACTCACCCAAATCATACATCACATACATTGCGAAACTTCCACTGATAATTCCATTGGCAATGGCTTTAGGGAATAACAAGTGTGCGAGTTTGGTGAATGGTGTTTGAAGTACAAAGAACAATAAAGGAGGCATGACAAGACGAAGTCTATCCATTGGGAGATAATGATGAACTCCATGTAATAAGAAATGTAAGGTAATTGCCCATTGTGCGTCCGGTAGATAGTAATCCAAATGGAATAAGAATCGATGTAACACGTATTCTAGGATTGTCCAAACCAATACACCGACTGCGAAGCATGAGAACCAAGATGAGAGGGAGAAGAGTGATGTGGAAGGTAATGCTGAAAAGTTGGGCGGGAAGGTGAGAAGGTCTTTGGCGGAGAGTGAACTGTCAAAAAAAGACGTCAGCTGAATCTCCTATTTACGCAATTGAGATTATGAAAACGCCTGATTTATTGATCAGATCTCATTGGGAGGAAATTTGTACTCACGGATTATTGAATTGAGCAATACTCAAAGTTCCTAAAAAGGCGGCAATAGGCCACCAAATAAGAGGAACAACATACCATTGAGTCCTAGTAAAAGGCTCAAGTAAATCACTTCCAAACATCCTAGCACTTTCTTTTAAATGTCTAGGTTCATGAACTTGTGAAAGATAATATTCTTTTGTCCAAGGTGCATTCCAAACTTGAATTAAAAGTggttttgataaatcaatgaATTTATTCATATTATAATCGGATAATAAATCAGTTTCATCTGGATGAAAATTTTCATCTGCTACCCAGTCTTTATTTCcaaaaaattataaaaaaaagaaattaattattaatcgatttaaatttttaagCGAAATGAACTtaaaaaaactcaccttcactAACTATTTTTTCTCCACCACCTAATTCACCAATTCTAAATTCTTCCATCATTTCATAAGCAGCTCTAGAATGTACATGTTGAGTTTCATCACCCATAACTTGTCCAATATCTTTTCCTGCATATTCAAGTACGATATCATCACCTCCTGGATGATCTGGTAAAAATTCGGTTAAATCATATACTCTTCCAGAATAAGTAACATAAGTTGATGTTCGAGTATTATCTAAATTGAGAATTTAGTTAacattgatatatatatatgatcaAATATTGCTTGGCAAGTAAAATAATTTCACTCACGTCTTTCTACTTCTGCAAGTGAATATACTTTTCCCCTATTACTTATACTATTCTTTGACATTTTAATTAAAGTTGAAGAGTGGCGAGAAGATTGAGGGTTTGATTTCCAAAAGAATGTTTgattcttgatttgattattttttattataaATATACTATGAGGTAGGAAAGAAGAGTGAGGTGTATGTAATCAattatgaaaaagatgatgaaagagagaaaagatgatgaatgatattaaaCGATGATAAATATAAGTTCGAGAATGTTTAAATCGGATCGGATCGTAACGCATAAGGTGAATTTATCGAAAAGAGATAACACAAACAACTACGAGTGTCTTATTCttattaaaatcaataaagTGGACATCTCCGCCATATCGTTCCACTTTCAATCCACGCGTCATTAACTTAACTTAGTCAAGAGTGGCACAAGTTTGTAATGGTGCATGCCTTTGGTGcagtttcatcttcctcttcgaaTTTAATTACGATTACAATATACCAGCCATATTAATATTGTATCCAATTCTCCCTCGCCCTCAATGTAATtcaatgataaagaagaagaaaatcaggattaaaaaaagattcATCGTgagaatcaaatgaaagaatAAGGTCTATATAGTGCAAGGgtataaatttgaattgatcacGATCCcaatatatatcaaaatcatgtTTTCGATCGTTTCGATtgtcttttctttttgtaaaGTGAGATAAATGCCTTTTATGAATGTATAACCTATAAGGGTATATTAATGATTTGGTATAATTGTTAATTACTGTTTCAAAATCCCCTTCATCCCTATGATTTATCAAGGCCATATTATTTGGGAATGTAGCTCCAAGTCAGATTATTggttcttctttttcaaacCAAAACGTATTACCTAATTCGCTGATAGAATAACAAATAAGCTGTTTTTTCCCTACCACCAATCAAACCaatctttccattttcagcttcttctttagaaACGATGACGTCTTCTTTTGGTATATTTGTAACATTTTCGTCGTCAAAGTGAATCCATCCTCCTCCATCTTGTCGAGAAACAGCTACTGTGTAATGACCTCCTGAAGCTGAGACACCATGATGGTATACGACTATCATGTATGGACAATTGACATCAATAAAACGCCTATAAAACCCGGTATATCTGTACTCACCTCCGAACAATCTATACTTTATAGATCCGGCACTTCTTCTCCCTGGCGACACGATTTCTAGAGGAAAACAAGTATAAGTGATGTGTCAACTTGGTTTAATGTATCGAGTGAGCTTTACTTACCAGGAGGAACAACCAATTCTTGCCCATAAGCTACCGCCTTATTCTTTTTGACTACATTATACTCTTTTGGATCATACACGAATCGCTTCAAATGTAAAATCCAAACTTGAGGGAAAGTCTCGATGAAAATCTGTTTCGTGGCTTCCACTTCGGCCTTGCGTTGTGCAGACCAGACTCCATGTACAACTTCAGGTTCTGTAAGATGTTTCAGGGCATCTTCTAAAGATTTTACTGCAGGTGATTGGATATCAAGTTGAAGTGGTTGATACGGTTCGATCGTCACAGAATCTTTGTTTCCTGGAGTTTTTAGTAAACTTCGAATTGTTCCTCCAAACAGTCTAGTGATAGCTGATTCTTTCGATTCGGTTGCTCTCAGCACATGAGTTTTCTGTTTCTTTCCTACCTCAAGCCAGCCCGAATCATCGCCCGCTCCCGGCGAGACTGGTCTTTCGATCCTGTTTTCGGTGTCGCCATTAGGTGTAGATCCTGATCGTGAAACGTTTCTTGGGTTACTCTGAGTACGGGATAAAACGTATAGCAATTCTTCGTGTAAAGTGTTTAAGAAGAATCCAAGATACTCTTCTGCATCTTCCTGGTGTCCCCGCTATACCAGATGGGATCAGCATGAAGTCGCGTCAGCTAAAAGTCAACTCACTCTCATCGAATCGAATCTCTTGTTTTCCTTCATAGCATCGTACACGTTTTCAGGTATGAAAGCCTCCCTTCGTGGATCTTTGCCTTTGCCTTTGGGCGTCGATGAATCACTAGTATTCGATCCGTTAGGAGTTGGTGCAGAAGGTGCTGGGTAAGGGGCATTGAATTCACGCAAAAAGATGATCCTGTTAAATAAGATGAGCTAAAGATTCTGCGGCCTAGTGCATGAGAAGCCAACGTACATTGCTTCTAATAGTGGGGTCTTTCTAGCTAGATCAGCTTTGAGGCGCTGCCCCAGTGCTTCAAATAACTCAGTAAAGGGGGAACAGTAAACCAGTACTTGTAGTATCTGTCGCGATTCAATTAAGTCAGCCTATGTCCCTGTCCTTTCGACTTTGGCTGCGAATGCGAACTCACAGTGTTGGCGAAACACATATTTCCAGTATTTATCAAGCCCCTAGGCAATGTAGCTTGGGTATTCTGCTTTGCCTTGCCCTTAACACCTTCACTGAGTAATTTTGCTAATTCCTCTTGAGGGGTCATACTTGCTCCAgaagcagcagcagcagcgTAGTTGAATGGTACTTTTTTGTTTTCAGGTGCTGGAACGGGTTTACTTGCGTGTTCATCAGATTTTACCGCTTCGGAGGAAGGTAAACGagaaggtccagcttcGTTTTCTGTGGGCGGGAGAGAAGCCGTTGATCTCGCAGGGGATGGTAGTTTAGAAGAGGAGGAGACAGAAGGCGTTCTGGAAGATCCACCTACTAACGCTGCCCAACTGGCAGGTTTGGCTCTCACCGCTGGGGTGGAAGTATCAGACGATGGTGTGGACGGCTTGATCGTTAGTGATGTATTAGGGGAATGAGTTTGTACCGACGGCGACACTTCTGCTAATTCGGATAGGTCAATCTGGccgaaaatcaattttttgGCATCTGCGCTTGGCTGAGGCGACGATgttctcttcttctcgtcATCGCCGAATGCGTATATGAGTTTCTTCTTAGCTGCTTCTTCGTTACCTTTGCTATGCCTAACTAGTCTTTTTTGATCTGCAGATTGGATCACCTCAATTTGCACTGCGTCGGGAATAATTGTCTTAAGAACAGCGGAGTACGAGTTCAAAGTTTCCAAAGTATGATCAGGTCTGGCGGTCACAAGTCTGAGCGGTCCCACAGAGACGGTTGATACTGATGTTCGCTTTTTACCGTTAGGGCCGAAGCTCGTTGAGACCCCCGAAGGTCCGGAAACTCGCCTTGAGGAAGCGGCGGTATCTGGTGAGGTGAGCCCGGCTAGACTGTTCCCAACAAATGTCCAGTTTGATTGTTCCGAATTGGTTTTCGTAGAAATGGACAATCCCCTATCACCCTCGAGGGGTTTAGGAGTTTGTGCTGAGATGGGTGAAGAAGCGGTGGTAGGAGCAGAGGATTCAGTGGCTGTCGTTGTGGTAGCTGATATGTTGGGTTTCGAGGAAGGCGCAGTAATAGACGAAGGAGTTTCGATTGTTTGAGgttcttcaacatctgGGTGTATTAAAATCAGGTCACTTTGCGCTTCTTCTGCCTGTGGAGTGCCCGAGGTATCTCCTTGCGGTTCGGGTGTATTTTCCTTCACCGCACTGATATGCCCATTTGACTTTGATATATCGAGCTGTGGAGTTTCGCTGGCAAGTTCCGTAGAAGGTGTTCGAGGGTAAGATTGGGATGTagcagatgatgattcgCCATTGAGAATAGGAGTAGAAGATGGTTGGGAGTTTGCTCTAGATCCTGTCCCCGAGGCGGGAGTGAAAGAAAATCCGGCAGCAGCAGGATTTAGGCTTTTTGAGAAATTACGTGTTGCATTACCGTTTTGGGATCCTGATGGAGGTATGTATCCACCTTCTTGATATGCGTTGAGACCACTATAGCTCCCTTGTTGAGGATGCTGATGATATCCCGGATATCCTACCCCAACACCATATGCGTATGGATGATTCGGCGGATACGTCGGATGGAATGATTGATTGTTGGGAAGCCTTTGACCATTCATACCTTGATCGAGCGAGAAGCCCGCTTGTGGAGGTTGTCGTGGTGGGTCAACTTCATCACCATGACCATTCGGCTGAGCAGGATGGGAAAATGGTTGGTATGTTTCTGTTGGCATGGGATAATGATGTTGTTGTGGATAGATTCCGTAAGGGATATGCTGATATGATTCTGGATGATACGCTACCCCACCATATCCGTTCTGCAGTGTCGCCGGACCTGgtcctcctcctccacctgtAGGAATGCCTGGATAATTGCCGTATGAGTGCTGCTGAAACATGGGTTGATAATGCGATTGTTGTGGATAATGTTGTTGTTCTGGGTATCGATTACTGTATTGAGCGTTGGATGGATTATAGGAGACATTGGGTTGCAAGTGCCTTGGCGGTTGTTGTGGATAATACCCTAAATGTTGCTGTTGGTACATATACTGGCTATTAGGGATATGTTGGGAGTATGAGGAGGGACCGGACGATGTGTAAGGGGCAGAATTGAGGGAAGCATAAGAGGGTATGGAAGATCCTGGTGGCGGTTGGGGTGGAGGATTATTAGATATCGATGGAGAACTGGATGGATCAGAATGAGGTTGAAATGGAGTTGTTGGTTgcgatgatgaaggaggtGGTAATGCCGATTGAGGCGGCATCATTTGAGCTTGCATCTATTTGAGGATATGGGCATCAGTCAAACCAATCCGATGACCAAGGGGATCAGAAGCAAGGAGATTATTTTGGGGACATCTAACGATTTGTTTGGCATCGTCCAGGACGAGTATAACTTGGACAGGATCTTTTCACACTCACGATGCTGACAAATAATCAAGACCTACACCTGATCGATCCTGAGTGAATGATCGGGAGTAGATTGTGTGGTTGTCTTAGGAAGAAGATCGGAACCGAGTGGAAGGATGAATGAGTCAGAGTGAGTGGAGGTGTATTTGAGCTATTTTGAGAATGGTCGTCTAGCTGACGGAAAGTCCGTACTAATTATTAGCAAGGTAACTGAAGGGTAATGATAGCTCTCAAGGCGTATCTTTCAAAGGTTTCTAACTATTTTGATCGGCTTAGCCGTATGATATGGTATGATAATGTACCGTTTTCAACAAGAGATGACTGAAAGTAGATAGATGATGACGGTTAAGAGTAAGGTTGTATGCATCTTAATGGTATGGTGTAATTGATTCCGAGTcattgattattttcaataagttttaatttcattttatcCTCGAATATTACTTTTTCCAAATAGTCACGTGATATCTGAaataatctttcatttccatctttacaCCAATTGACCgaaaattcaatctcatctcaCCCATTTTGACCCCGGTCATCTTCAGCATAATTTTCAAACAGATTCACTTCATCGCATTTGAGAATATacaaaaatacaattttacTGATAGTCAAGACAAACCTTGATTACTTCATTTACTCGATCGACTGCAAGACAGATAAACGATCTGAACAAAATCTATAAACAGCCTTCCTatttaccttcaacttcaacctAACATTCGTAATGGCTTTCGGTtagtttgattttctcaAATCTTAGGAATTGAGAAATTCATTGAATGctgatttttcatcattaaatAGGTGAACGAGGAGGACGAGGTGGCGGACGTGGTGGCGGAGCTGGTGGTAGAGGAGGATTCGGcggtggaagaggtggtggtggaggaggaagaggtggatttggtggtggtgaCAGAGGAGGGTTCGGTGGTGGtagaggtggtggtggtggaagaggtggacCAAGAGGAGGTGGTGCTGCTAGAGGTGGTAGAGGTGCACCAAGAGGTGGTCcaggtggaagaggtggattCGGTGGTGGTAGAGGCGGTAAACCAGGTATGGGTAAAAAAGGACCTGGTGCTGTTACTCTTGAACCACATAAACACGCTGGTGTTTATATCGCCAAAGGAAAAGAACATCTTTTAGTAACAAGGAATATGACTCCAGGAGAATCAGTATATGGtgaaaaaagaatttcaatCGCTTCTACAAATtctgaaggtgaagaagaaaaaattgaatacAGAGTTTGGAATCCTTTCAGAAGTAAATTGGCTGCTGGTATCCTAGGTGGTTTAGATAACATTTACGTGAGTATCATAATCCGTTCTCATCTCTCAAATCTGGACTTAACGCTGTACTACCTACTAATTTCACTCTACCCATTAGATCGCTCCTGGAGCTAAAGTTTTATACCTTGGTGCTGCATCCGGTTCATCGGTATCTCACGTATCAGATATCGTCGGTCCAGAAGGTGTCGTTTATGCAGTAGAATTTTCTCATAGACCAGGTAGAGAATTAATTGGAATGGCAAAGAAAAGGACGAATGTTGTTCGTGAGTTGAATATCTGTCTTaaacaataacaaataaatagttttcttttcttaaGATAATTGctaatttggaattttctattttttttaaaaaaaatagcaattgttgatgatgcaCGACATCCTCAAAAATATAGAATGTTAGTTCAAATGGTTGATGTTATTTTTGCAGATGTTGCACAACCAGATCAAGCAAGaattatttctttaaaCGCACATCATTTCTTAAAAAATGATGGTGcaattgtaatttcaattaaagcAAATTGTATTGATTCAACTGCACCTGCTGCACAAGTTTTCGCAAGTGAAGTTAATAATatgagaaaagaaggtattaAACCTAAAGAACAACTTACTTTAGAACCTTATGAAAGAGATCATGCTATTGTTGTTGGTAAATATGAAAGACATTCTGGTAATTAGTAATTAGTATTAGTATTAATATTAGTAGTAGTTTGAGGATGATAtagatttgaaaaaaaagaaaggaaaaaaaaaacactacaaatacaattaccaaaatctttttcttttactttatttgataatttcatttcatttcatttcatattGTTTTTTATTTCGCTTCgttgttttcttttctgaTTTTATATCATAGGTTTCATCTTGGCTTGTATTGCTTTGATGAGGATGTATGAAATGCTCTGCCCGATTtaattaatgataaatcatattccagatgaaattgataatagtCAAAGCACCTGATCAATTTCGCTTCTAGTGATGCATGTTATTTTACAATTATGGTATAAAATATGCGAGGTATTCAATATACAATCAAAGTACAAGTATTGCGTTTCCTTCAATTATctcattttcttcaactaTTTCAATTCATACATCTCCTTCATTAATTCTTGAATCCGTCGTATTTtgttattatcattaaattcattacTTGTCCATTCAGTTTCAAGTAAaatttcttccaattcatcaggtacatcaatatcatttgatgaaatgactAAATATAATTCTTCAGAAGATATTGCTCGGATCTAcaaaaattcatttcattaGCCTACTTGTTTATTTGTACATAAACAATTAAACTTACTCTAGGGAATTTATGTCCTATGAACAATGGTATATATTggatcaccttcaattgaatagaagatgatgaatgagaTAAGAATGAGATGGCCCTGTAATCGAACTCGTCATCaatattcatcaatataGAGATTTGAAAGTCTATATGATGAACATACAATTtcattgaagatgatattcgATCTATCGATTTAATATTACTTATTCCCTTACATGAAGTTGTAGTTATAGTCAACAGTCTGAAAAAGAACAGACATAGTTAATTTATCAGTCATCAAGGATCCCTCTTTTCGTTATCTCGTATGTACCTCTCGACATTTTGAGATAACAAACtgaaaagaagagagaCTACTAACGATTTATGACCAATTTCAGTACTCTTGGATTTTGCTTCTGATAAATCAAGAACTCCACTCGTCGAGAGTTTATAAACACTTTGGAGAGTAGGTATGAAAA is from Kwoniella pini CBS 10737 chromosome 1, complete sequence and encodes:
- a CDS encoding rRNA 2'-O-methyltransferase fibrillarin, whose protein sequence is MAFGERGGRGGGRGGGAGGRGGFGGGRGGGGGGRGGFGGGDRGGFGGGRGGGGGRGGPRGGGAARGGRGAPRGGPGGRGGFGGGRGGKPGMGKKGPGAVTLEPHKHAGVYIAKGKEHLLVTRNMTPGESVYGEKRISIASTNSEGEEEKIEYRVWNPFRSKLAAGILGGLDNIYIAPGAKVLYLGAASGSSVSHVSDIVGPEGVVYAVEFSHRPGRELIGMAKKRTNVVPIVDDARHPQKYRMLVQMVDVIFADVAQPDQARIISLNAHHFLKNDGAIVISIKANCIDSTAPAAQVFASEVNNMRKEGIKPKEQLTLEPYERDHAIVVGKYERHSGN